The genomic window AATTTGCTGTTGGCCTTGAGCGCTGCGGTTCACCCCCACGTGCGTGGGGACAACGATTTCCCTAATAGCAGGCGGCGCGGGGCGACCGGTTCACCCCCACGTGCGTGGGGACAACGGTCCGGGTGGAAACCCGAGCGTATTCGGCCGCGGTTCACCCCCACGTGCGTGGGGACAACACTTCGAGATTACACCGAATCCTCACCTGCGAGATGGTCTATGTGTTTCTCTTGTTTTTTCCGGTTTTCAAAGAACGGTGGCGCGGCTCCTTGAGCTCCGGCGAGAGTCTGCGCACGAGGAGCACGAGGCCGTCGTAGTCGGCGGGTTGGCGGCTGGGCGTACCGGCGGTGCGGAGCGTGAACCGTTGCTCGCCGCCGGAGCTGCGGAGGTAGGTGCAGGCACCTTTGTCCCCCCGGGCGGAGGTCACAGCTTGCCAGAGTTCGTCAGCGACCCTGGAGCTCAGGGTCCCGACGAAGACGCCTGGATGGACTTCTAGCATCCAGCGAGTGAGGCGCCCCCGGAGACCAGCCGGAACCCGCTCAACGACGAACAGGGTCACGAAGCCTGCTCATCGTCGTCAGCGGCAAGCTCGGCGGTTGGCGCTTTGCGTAACGGCGCCAAGTCTCCGAAGTTCCTGCCGCCCTGCACGTCACCCTCCGGTGACCATAGTGCGGCAACACGATCGACGTCGCCCGGGTGTGTTAGTGCGTCCACCTGCACCGGCTGCAAGCCCAGGGCGCGCTGCATGTCGGGGACGATGCGTTGCATAAGTCTGGCCGCAAGAAACTGCTCGCGGCACGCACGCCGCGCGTGGGTCTCGATACTCTTGGTCCTTGACTCCGACGCGGCGCGAAACGCAGCCGGCACCGTCACCTCGCTCTTGTAGAGGTCCGCGATGTCGTAAACGAAGGACAGGGCTTTGCCGGTATGAATGAAGCCGAGGGATGGACTGAATCCGGCCGCCGCCACGGCAGCCGCGACCACGCCATAGAGGCACGCGTTGGCCGCGGAGAGCGCCCTATTCACAGAGTCCGATGCATTCCAGGAGGACTGTTTGTACGCGCGCCCGGCCCACGGCACGCCCGTTAGTTGGCTTTGGCGCCGATAGCATTCGCGGACGCGCACGCCCTCAAGGCCTCGAATCTGTTCTAGCGTTGCGTCGGGCGGCGGCGGTGTTGCGAAACGCATCGCGTACATTCGTCGCACGACGCACAGTCGTTCCTCTTCGTCCGCCCAAGCTCGTGCCTGGGTGGCCAGATTGTCCATGCGCTGCTTCGGCGCCACGGTCGTCGCGTAGCAACGGACCGCCCCCTCTCCGCACCAGGCGGTCACACAGCCATTGTCTGCCAGCGCCACCATGGCAGCCTGGGTAACCGTTGTGCCAGGCCCGAGCATCAGCAACGACAGGGCCGCCACCGGTACCGGCGTCTGACCGCGTTCATCCCACAGCACAATCGCGTTCTGCTCGCGTTCGATCCGCGCACGTTCAACATAGAGGAACGTCCAGCGATCGACGATGCGAGGAAGGGCGTGTCTAGAAGTGCTCACGCCAGCGCCACCGAGAGCATTCCGAAGCCGTACGCCTTGGCGGGACCAATGCCGCGCTCGAGAGCCACCCGCAGTTTCCTGACGTCCGCGACG from Pseudomonadota bacterium includes these protein-coding regions:
- the cas2e gene encoding type I-E CRISPR-associated endoribonuclease Cas2e — translated: MLEVHPGVFVGTLSSRVADELWQAVTSARGDKGACTYLRSSGGEQRFTLRTAGTPSRQPADYDGLVLLVRRLSPELKEPRHRSLKTGKNKRNT
- the cas1e gene encoding type I-E CRISPR-associated endonuclease Cas1e, giving the protein MSTSRHALPRIVDRWTFLYVERARIEREQNAIVLWDERGQTPVPVAALSLLMLGPGTTVTQAAMVALADNGCVTAWCGEGAVRCYATTVAPKQRMDNLATQARAWADEEERLCVVRRMYAMRFATPPPPDATLEQIRGLEGVRVRECYRRQSQLTGVPWAGRAYKQSSWNASDSVNRALSAANACLYGVVAAAVAAAGFSPSLGFIHTGKALSFVYDIADLYKSEVTVPAAFRAASESRTKSIETHARRACREQFLAARLMQRIVPDMQRALGLQPVQVDALTHPGDVDRVAALWSPEGDVQGGRNFGDLAPLRKAPTAELAADDDEQAS